In Clostridia bacterium, a single genomic region encodes these proteins:
- the mltG gene encoding endolytic transglycosylase MltG gives MILFIGLVAAFWGVWTNSLAPVSTKDQGVTIITISPGSSLKTIADLLEQRGIIKSSWAFQLLGRVNGWGSKLQAGTYALSPSEDTTSILGKLAQGKVAQRSFTIPEGLTVVQIADRLSQQGLINRDRFLAEAANGKFDFPYINNAISGPERLEGYLFPDTYTIPFNANEHDIIQIMLEEFKAVYGPKEQKRTRELGLTPNQVVTIASLVEKEAKNDAERSLIASVFYNRMARHMPLQSCATIQYILGHPKEVLTYKDLAIPSPYNTYLHNGLPPGPIACPGKKSLLAALYPDNSPYLYFVARGDGTHHFSTTLKEHLQAKAAIEGKQD, from the coding sequence ATGATCTTGTTCATAGGTCTTGTAGCTGCTTTTTGGGGAGTGTGGACAAACAGTCTAGCTCCAGTCTCTACCAAAGATCAGGGGGTAACCATAATTACCATTTCCCCCGGTTCCAGCTTGAAGACAATAGCTGATTTGCTGGAACAGCGAGGTATTATTAAGAGTTCCTGGGCTTTCCAACTCCTAGGTAGAGTAAATGGCTGGGGCAGTAAATTGCAGGCTGGAACTTATGCTTTGAGCCCTTCAGAGGATACTACATCCATTCTTGGGAAGTTGGCGCAGGGAAAAGTGGCGCAGCGATCCTTTACTATTCCCGAAGGTCTTACTGTTGTACAAATTGCCGACCGACTTTCCCAGCAAGGCCTAATCAATCGGGACCGGTTTCTAGCAGAAGCAGCCAACGGAAAGTTTGACTTTCCTTATATAAACAACGCGATTTCAGGACCGGAGAGGCTAGAAGGTTATCTTTTTCCAGATACTTATACCATTCCTTTCAACGCGAATGAGCATGATATCATCCAGATTATGCTTGAAGAGTTCAAGGCGGTTTATGGGCCCAAAGAACAAAAGCGGACCCGGGAACTAGGCCTTACTCCCAACCAGGTAGTTACTATAGCTTCCCTGGTTGAAAAGGAGGCCAAGAATGATGCGGAGCGTTCCTTAATTGCTTCAGTTTTCTATAACCGGATGGCCAGGCATATGCCCCTTCAATCTTGTGCGACCATTCAATATATCCTCGGACACCCCAAGGAAGTACTTACTTATAAGGATTTGGCCATTCCTTCACCCTATAATACCTATCTTCATAATGGATTACCGCCTGGACCCATAGCTTGTCCTGGAAAGAAATCGTTGCTCGCTGCTCTCTATCCAGATAATAGCCCGTACCTGTACTTTGTGGCCCGAGGAGACGGCACTCACCATTTCAGTACTACCCTGAAGGAACATCTCCAAGCTAAAGCTGCGATCGAAGGGAAACAGGACTGA
- a CDS encoding methyl-accepting chemotaxis protein, with protein MKSLRNKLLANTLTVVAIGLIVLTSIALVQARSVLGTNIRTQAQDQAKLLSNILSEKLERYRSEIELLANTPPVRSGQWALMQSYLKSESAKMTHYEMLFFADAYGQSTNTSGTIAYIGDTDYFAKSFKEGRTVISDPVLNRNTGKAIITITSPVKNETGATIGVLGGTIPLDHLSSIISGIKIGQTGFALLLTQDGRVVAHPDPKMYMTNLLTDDLEAITPSMRAVAEKMTKGETGSDQYTSSDNIAQLLTYTPVTITGWSIGISVPLKELNSPLAGLQQGVIFTSAVVLAILIILITSSANSITRPLRAITEASQDLARGNFTRTVEVKSRDELGTLAASFNQMVQSIRQLILQVKESASAVAASAQQIAATAEDTGRAAGDIARTVNELSQGAQVQAESTQKGSDMLQEMLITLKEVVQRTDESANLTSKALTVVDQGVKTITAQVERMADNQQATTHVGEAISSLSSKAMAIGGIVQVIDSIAEQTNLLALNAAIEAARAGEQGRGFAVVAEEVRKLAEESAGATDQIAQLISEIQEAVKQAEEEMSKAESAVAAQELSLKATQQAFQHIEDSVRNIATHTQGIAQSSQTLMHRAEEVGNVMANVASVSEETAAGAEEAAALTEEQSASSQQLSASAQNLSNLSTALQEAVEQFQV; from the coding sequence TTGAAGAGCCTAAGGAATAAACTACTAGCTAATACCCTAACTGTCGTGGCTATTGGACTTATAGTACTAACTTCAATTGCCTTGGTTCAAGCAAGAAGTGTCCTCGGAACTAATATACGTACTCAAGCTCAAGACCAGGCTAAGTTATTGAGCAATATTCTTTCTGAAAAGTTGGAGCGTTACCGGTCAGAGATTGAACTCCTAGCCAATACCCCTCCAGTCCGCAGCGGTCAATGGGCTCTTATGCAGTCTTACCTTAAGTCAGAAAGCGCAAAGATGACTCACTATGAAATGCTTTTCTTTGCCGATGCCTACGGCCAGAGCACTAACACCAGCGGCACGATTGCCTACATTGGGGATACCGATTATTTTGCCAAGAGCTTCAAAGAGGGTCGCACTGTTATCTCCGACCCGGTGTTGAATCGTAACACGGGCAAGGCCATAATTACTATCACCAGTCCCGTCAAGAACGAAACCGGGGCCACCATCGGAGTTTTGGGGGGAACGATACCGCTGGACCATCTAAGTTCGATTATTTCTGGCATTAAGATAGGACAGACTGGATTTGCACTTCTACTTACCCAAGACGGCCGCGTAGTAGCCCATCCAGATCCCAAAATGTATATGACCAACCTGCTCACCGATGATCTAGAGGCAATTACCCCCAGCATGCGAGCTGTAGCTGAGAAAATGACCAAAGGGGAGACTGGTAGCGATCAATATACCTCTAGCGACAACATTGCTCAATTGCTAACTTATACGCCAGTGACAATCACCGGCTGGTCAATCGGTATTTCTGTGCCCTTGAAGGAGCTCAACAGTCCATTGGCCGGATTACAGCAAGGGGTAATATTTACTTCAGCGGTCGTACTAGCCATTCTAATAATTCTAATCACCTCTTCAGCTAATTCGATTACTCGACCGTTAAGGGCAATAACTGAGGCCTCTCAAGATCTAGCTCGAGGTAACTTTACGCGTACCGTTGAGGTCAAAAGCCGTGACGAGCTTGGTACGCTGGCGGCCAGCTTTAACCAAATGGTTCAGAGTATCCGGCAACTAATACTCCAGGTTAAGGAAAGCGCTAGTGCGGTGGCTGCATCTGCGCAGCAAATAGCTGCGACAGCCGAGGATACAGGCAGAGCAGCCGGAGATATCGCCCGGACAGTTAATGAGCTATCCCAAGGAGCTCAAGTCCAAGCCGAAAGTACCCAAAAAGGCAGCGACATGCTGCAAGAGATGTTGATTACTTTGAAGGAGGTAGTTCAGCGAACTGATGAATCCGCAAATTTGACCTCGAAAGCACTAACAGTGGTGGATCAAGGAGTAAAAACAATCACGGCCCAGGTAGAACGTATGGCTGACAACCAGCAGGCCACAACCCATGTCGGGGAGGCTATATCCTCTCTCAGCAGCAAGGCTATGGCTATCGGGGGAATCGTTCAAGTCATCGATAGTATTGCCGAACAGACTAACTTGCTAGCCTTGAATGCTGCTATCGAAGCTGCCAGAGCTGGCGAGCAGGGTCGCGGTTTCGCCGTAGTAGCAGAAGAGGTGAGAAAACTGGCCGAAGAATCCGCTGGCGCCACCGATCAAATTGCCCAGCTTATCTCGGAGATTCAAGAAGCAGTTAAACAAGCTGAAGAAGAAATGTCGAAAGCTGAAAGCGCAGTAGCCGCTCAAGAATTATCGCTGAAAGCTACCCAACAAGCCTTTCAACATATCGAAGACTCAGTTCGAAACATCGCCACCCATACTCAGGGAATAGCCCAGTCTTCTCAAACACTCATGCATCGCGCCGAGGAGGTAGGCAATGTGATGGCCAACGTAGCCAGTGTTTCCGAGGAAACCGCTGCCGGAGCTGAAGAAGCGGCTGCTTTAACCGAAGAACAATCCGCTTCTAGCCAACAGCTATCTGCTTCTGCTCAAAACCTATCAAATTTATCAACGGCACTGCAAGAAGCTGTTGAGCAGTTTCAGGTGTAA
- the sigK gene encoding RNA polymerase sporulation sigma factor SigK gives MLDWEWQEVSSPLESFIGYLDNHAFPQPLSEEEESLYIRLFLERGDPEARNILIEHNLRLVAHITKKFEACGESMEDLISIGTIGLIKAINTYDQTRGTKLATYASRCIENEILMYLRANKKTKGEVSIYDSIGVDKEGNEITLIDVLGTEGDVVVETVENSLDRKRVRNKLKNLSKRERRVLEMRYGLLDSRRHTQKDVAKNLGISRSYVSRIEKRAVNRLLKELEKG, from the coding sequence GTGCTGGACTGGGAATGGCAAGAGGTTTCCTCCCCTTTGGAGTCCTTCATTGGTTACCTTGACAACCATGCGTTTCCTCAACCCCTATCTGAAGAGGAAGAAAGCCTCTATATTAGGCTATTCCTGGAGAGGGGAGATCCGGAAGCGCGCAATATCCTGATAGAGCACAATCTGCGGCTAGTTGCGCACATAACCAAAAAATTCGAAGCCTGCGGCGAGAGCATGGAAGATCTAATATCCATAGGCACCATCGGCCTGATCAAGGCCATCAATACTTATGATCAAACTCGGGGTACCAAGTTAGCAACCTATGCGTCCAGATGTATTGAGAATGAGATTCTCATGTACCTGCGGGCCAACAAGAAAACTAAAGGGGAAGTGTCTATCTATGATTCCATTGGCGTTGACAAGGAAGGTAACGAGATAACTTTGATTGATGTGCTAGGCACTGAGGGGGATGTGGTGGTAGAAACAGTTGAGAATTCATTAGATCGGAAACGGGTGCGAAACAAGCTCAAAAACTTGTCGAAACGTGAGCGGCGGGTTCTGGAGATGCGTTATGGATTGCTTGATAGTCGACGACACACACAAAAGGATGTGGCCAAAAATCTTGGAATCTCTCGCTCTTATGTAAGCAGGATCGAGAAGCGAGCGGTAAACCGGTTGCTCAAAGAGCTGGAAAAAGGCTGA
- a CDS encoding AAA family ATPase produces MRVLEELDRALVTWLQPYRLDYILFAGGLGITFYMLAIKVQYYPLSLIPYIALLISGVAYFWPWLGPYAFLLALFPIALAISPALGFGTIVAAVTLYYQHLKKPDSVGQAFRFNDRGIPNFFLLLAVSPWLASHGWETLIPILSGVLYPKLKGSFLAFGGGLFLAGAAVVFGSHYFYLPPPSPMPSLVLPPADEVRFWGLANFSWDSLFDFYYQTLLGLFSRQDWLLLASIWGISAYGVGYLGSLKVGRQRLVQTGVGVLLVLLLQHQLLALPFPKPSSLLGAMALAYVLSLLWSGEAGSGTEGALAPVPVANNKLGLTRVRTGETNGTPVGWDDIVGYDDVKQEIRDAISLHFNPLASQEFVGARPIRGILLFGPAGVGKTLFARAIATESKAAFIGVSGPEFFDKWFGESESRLRKLFLEARRQPTVLFFDEIEAFLPQRGRDMYDHYHVLESIVSTFLGQMDGLGSFGEQVLVVGATNHPEHLDSAALRPGRFDKVIYIPPPDRLTREKLFSKFLANKRVGADVDVSRLAALTERYTGADVEGICNSAALEARNHPISMGYLEALISQTKPSVSLAMLKHYEAMREKFQRRSRITAQKRSEDQPDYTWEDVSGLDEAKRVIEKTILLPLAHPEILQTYRVRPPRGVLFFGPPGCGKTLLAKVIASKVGAKFYPVQGPELLRGVFGESERAIRDLFTRAKENAPAIIFFDEVDALGNARDHGAGSALVNQLLAEMDGMEELNQVIVLAATNRLESLDRALLRPGRFDRLVFVGPPNEQARADLFRKKLSGIPGSDQLDFSQLAAETEGYSGADIEYICSAVALSKAEEAVEKKQVVAITTEDMLKQISITPSSLREIDLEAYWELAQAQRL; encoded by the coding sequence ATGAGAGTACTAGAAGAGCTTGACCGCGCCCTGGTTACTTGGTTGCAACCATACCGGCTGGATTATATCCTATTTGCAGGTGGCCTGGGGATAACGTTTTATATGCTGGCAATTAAGGTCCAGTATTATCCCTTGAGTTTGATTCCATATATAGCCCTCCTAATTAGCGGGGTGGCGTATTTTTGGCCGTGGCTTGGCCCGTATGCATTTTTGTTGGCTTTGTTTCCTATAGCCTTGGCTATAAGTCCAGCTCTGGGCTTCGGAACTATAGTAGCAGCGGTCACCCTTTATTACCAGCACCTGAAAAAACCCGATTCGGTGGGACAAGCCTTTCGCTTCAATGATAGGGGCATTCCCAACTTTTTTCTGCTATTGGCAGTCTCTCCTTGGTTAGCTTCTCATGGCTGGGAAACGCTAATCCCTATCTTATCAGGGGTTCTATATCCAAAACTCAAGGGTAGTTTCCTGGCGTTTGGTGGTGGCTTATTTTTGGCTGGTGCTGCCGTGGTCTTTGGAAGCCACTATTTTTACTTACCGCCGCCAAGCCCCATGCCCTCTTTAGTTTTGCCACCCGCTGATGAAGTCAGGTTTTGGGGTTTGGCCAACTTTAGTTGGGACAGCCTCTTCGATTTTTATTACCAGACTTTATTGGGGCTGTTTTCACGGCAGGATTGGTTGTTATTAGCCAGCATATGGGGTATATCTGCTTACGGAGTTGGATACCTTGGCTCTTTAAAGGTTGGTAGACAGAGACTGGTGCAAACTGGCGTTGGCGTTTTGCTGGTGCTTTTGTTGCAGCACCAACTTCTCGCCTTGCCTTTTCCCAAGCCTTCCTCCCTGCTTGGAGCTATGGCTTTGGCCTATGTCCTCAGCTTGCTGTGGAGCGGAGAAGCTGGAAGCGGGACAGAGGGGGCTCTGGCGCCAGTACCAGTTGCCAACAATAAGCTGGGTTTGACAAGGGTAAGAACTGGCGAAACCAACGGAACTCCAGTGGGGTGGGATGATATTGTTGGTTATGACGATGTCAAACAAGAAATTAGGGATGCCATTAGCCTCCATTTCAATCCTTTAGCCTCGCAGGAATTCGTTGGAGCTCGCCCTATTCGAGGAATACTGCTTTTTGGGCCAGCAGGAGTGGGGAAAACCCTTTTTGCCCGAGCCATAGCCACGGAAAGCAAGGCTGCATTTATTGGAGTAAGCGGGCCAGAATTCTTCGATAAATGGTTTGGAGAAAGCGAATCCCGCCTGCGAAAGCTGTTCCTTGAGGCTAGGAGGCAACCAACTGTTCTGTTCTTTGATGAGATTGAGGCCTTTCTCCCCCAAAGGGGTCGGGATATGTATGACCACTATCACGTATTGGAGTCAATCGTAAGCACCTTCTTGGGGCAAATGGACGGACTGGGAAGCTTTGGAGAACAAGTATTGGTGGTTGGGGCTACCAATCACCCTGAGCACTTGGATTCAGCTGCCCTTAGACCGGGACGATTCGATAAAGTGATCTACATTCCGCCTCCCGACCGGCTTACCCGAGAGAAACTGTTTAGCAAATTTCTTGCCAATAAAAGGGTTGGAGCAGACGTTGATGTTTCCCGGTTAGCCGCGCTTACGGAAAGGTATACTGGAGCGGATGTGGAAGGAATTTGCAATAGCGCAGCCCTGGAGGCGAGAAACCATCCCATCAGCATGGGTTACTTAGAAGCCCTTATCTCGCAGACTAAACCCTCGGTGTCGTTGGCTATGTTGAAACATTATGAGGCTATGCGGGAAAAGTTTCAAAGGCGAAGCAGAATAACTGCCCAAAAGAGGTCGGAAGACCAGCCTGATTACACTTGGGAGGACGTTAGTGGTCTGGATGAAGCCAAAAGGGTAATTGAGAAAACTATCCTGCTTCCATTGGCTCACCCTGAAATTCTCCAAACTTACAGGGTGCGACCGCCTCGGGGCGTACTATTCTTCGGCCCGCCTGGGTGCGGCAAGACATTGTTAGCCAAGGTAATTGCTTCAAAGGTGGGAGCCAAATTCTACCCGGTACAGGGCCCGGAGCTTTTGAGGGGTGTATTCGGAGAATCGGAACGGGCCATCAGGGACCTTTTTACCCGGGCTAAGGAGAATGCGCCAGCCATCATTTTCTTTGATGAGGTTGATGCTTTAGGTAACGCCAGAGACCATGGGGCGGGTAGCGCATTAGTAAACCAATTGCTGGCTGAGATGGACGGTATGGAAGAGCTCAACCAAGTAATAGTGCTGGCAGCGACTAATCGCCTCGAGAGCTTGGACCGGGCTTTGCTTAGGCCCGGTCGGTTTGACCGGTTGGTTTTTGTGGGTCCACCAAACGAACAAGCCCGGGCTGACTTATTTAGGAAAAAATTGTCTGGCATACCAGGATCAGATCAGCTTGATTTTTCGCAGTTAGCGGCAGAGACGGAAGGTTATTCTGGCGCAGATATTGAGTATATCTGCAGCGCGGTTGCCCTGTCTAAGGCTGAGGAGGCGGTTGAAAAGAAACAGGTAGTAGCCATTACCACTGAAGATATGCTGAAACAGATTAGTATAACTCCTTCATCCCTCAGAGAGATTGACCTTGAAGCTTACTGGGAGCTGGCCCAAGCTCAAAGGCTCTAG
- a CDS encoding YqeG family HAD IIIA-type phosphatase: MWEILIPDLYVKGITNIPLNQLLGWGTKGLIVDFDNTVTEWNATMVSAEVGNWIKAVRELGIMMCLTSNNRGPHIETIASQLGVAAVTGAGKPRRGGLRRALAILGTTPAETVVIGDQIFTDVLAGHRMGMRVILVQPLSRREFLGTRLMRVGERLLLKRLALKEDW, encoded by the coding sequence ATGTGGGAGATTCTAATACCAGATCTCTACGTCAAGGGAATAACGAACATACCTTTAAATCAGCTTCTAGGCTGGGGTACCAAGGGTCTGATAGTTGACTTCGATAACACCGTCACCGAATGGAACGCAACTATGGTGAGCGCTGAAGTAGGCAACTGGATCAAGGCAGTAAGGGAATTGGGGATAATGATGTGCCTTACCTCTAACAACCGAGGGCCGCACATTGAAACTATAGCTTCCCAATTAGGGGTTGCGGCAGTGACAGGTGCAGGGAAACCCCGGCGGGGAGGTTTACGGCGGGCTTTAGCGATTTTAGGCACTACCCCAGCGGAGACAGTAGTAATTGGCGATCAGATTTTTACCGATGTCCTTGCCGGTCACCGGATGGGAATGAGAGTCATTTTAGTACAACCGCTGAGCCGGAGGGAGTTTCTTGGCACCCGGCTAATGCGAGTGGGAGAGCGGCTACTGTTAAAAAGGCTGGCTCTCAAGGAGGACTGGTAG
- the aroE gene encoding shikimate dehydrogenase has translation MQNAAFKHLGLDLYYYAAEIRPEELPEAIRGLSKLGFAGANVTIPYKEQVLPFLDHLDQSGYEAQAVNTVVCRDGKLWGYNTDGEGFIRSLAEEGIVPRGKVFCLIGAGGAARGVAQALVRQGAACIDFINRTPKRAVRLIEDILRSAEKAGSVLTTELKALPLCRESFEAALSRAQVLVNCSPVGMYPRVFDSPLPYPELLRPSLVVYDLVYNPYQTALLREAASRGCQTISGLGMLVYQGAAAFSLWTGMSAPVEIMWAAAKSSITGER, from the coding sequence ATGCAAAATGCGGCTTTTAAGCACCTTGGTTTGGACCTATACTATTATGCAGCCGAAATCAGACCGGAGGAATTGCCAGAAGCAATCCGCGGCCTGTCTAAACTGGGTTTTGCAGGAGCAAACGTCACTATTCCTTACAAAGAACAAGTCTTACCGTTTCTAGACCATTTAGATCAATCGGGATACGAAGCGCAAGCAGTTAATACGGTGGTGTGTCGGGACGGTAAATTATGGGGCTACAATACCGACGGGGAAGGATTTATTCGCTCGCTAGCTGAGGAAGGTATCGTTCCTCGCGGCAAAGTTTTTTGCCTCATTGGTGCTGGCGGTGCTGCTCGCGGTGTGGCTCAAGCCCTAGTGCGGCAAGGAGCCGCTTGCATCGATTTTATCAATCGGACGCCAAAACGGGCTGTTAGGCTGATAGAGGATATATTGCGTAGCGCTGAAAAAGCTGGTTCTGTTTTGACAACTGAGCTTAAGGCGTTGCCATTGTGTAGGGAAAGCTTCGAAGCTGCCCTTTCCCGAGCCCAGGTTTTGGTTAACTGCTCGCCGGTGGGGATGTACCCCCGGGTTTTCGATTCGCCGCTACCTTATCCAGAGCTGTTACGGCCCAGTTTGGTGGTTTACGACTTAGTTTACAATCCTTACCAGACAGCCTTGCTGCGGGAGGCTGCCTCTCGTGGCTGTCAGACTATCTCCGGCCTAGGTATGCTGGTATATCAAGGGGCAGCAGCTTTTAGCCTCTGGACCGGTATGTCTGCGCCGGTGGAAATTATGTGGGCGGCAGCCAAGTCCAGTATTACGGGTGAGAGATAA
- the aroC gene encoding chorismate synthase, whose protein sequence is MAWPGLRFVTGGESHGPQLTAVVDGFPAGLSVNRDEIDYQLARRQQGYGRGGRMAIERDRVSIAGGVRRGKTTGAPVVLVIENRDWVNWERYMQSSPDVDESRAVRVPRPGHADLPGAIKYGHYDIRDVLERSSARETAARTAVGALARILLSAVGITISGKVLQIGPMKFKGGIQSDDTDEELARLVDEVRLRGDTLGGIFEVSASGVPVGLGSYSQWDRRLDGRLAGAIMSIPGIKGVEIGMGFEAAGKYGSEVHDPIYYHPAQGFYRQTNGAGGIEGGVTNGQPVVIRAAMKPIPTLLSPLPSVDLITKEVKGASVERSDVCAIFAAEVVGEAVLAWELASALLEKFGGDSLAELETRVEQWREYVQQF, encoded by the coding sequence ATGGCATGGCCGGGCTTGCGTTTTGTTACCGGCGGGGAGTCTCATGGTCCGCAGTTAACAGCGGTCGTCGATGGGTTTCCAGCTGGGCTGAGCGTGAATCGAGATGAGATAGACTATCAGTTAGCGCGACGACAGCAGGGGTACGGCCGTGGGGGCCGTATGGCGATTGAACGAGACCGAGTATCGATTGCAGGCGGGGTTCGGAGAGGGAAGACTACCGGCGCGCCGGTTGTTCTAGTAATTGAAAACCGTGACTGGGTGAATTGGGAAAGGTATATGCAAAGTAGCCCTGACGTTGATGAGAGCAGGGCAGTTAGGGTGCCTCGGCCTGGCCATGCCGATTTGCCTGGGGCCATAAAGTATGGCCATTACGATATCCGGGATGTACTAGAGAGATCCAGTGCTAGGGAGACAGCGGCAAGGACTGCAGTAGGTGCCTTAGCTCGTATCCTTCTCAGTGCTGTTGGCATTACGATTAGCGGCAAAGTACTACAAATTGGTCCTATGAAGTTCAAAGGCGGTATTCAGTCGGATGATACTGACGAAGAGCTTGCCAGATTAGTTGATGAAGTCAGGTTACGAGGCGATACCTTAGGAGGAATTTTCGAAGTTAGTGCCTCAGGAGTTCCGGTCGGCCTAGGCAGCTACTCGCAATGGGATCGGCGCTTGGACGGTAGGTTGGCTGGTGCCATCATGAGCATTCCTGGCATTAAAGGTGTGGAGATTGGCATGGGCTTTGAGGCTGCAGGCAAGTATGGTTCGGAAGTACATGATCCCATTTACTACCACCCAGCCCAAGGCTTCTACCGACAGACCAATGGCGCTGGCGGCATAGAAGGTGGCGTGACTAATGGCCAGCCGGTGGTAATCCGAGCAGCTATGAAGCCTATTCCCACCCTCCTTTCGCCATTGCCTAGCGTTGACCTTATTACCAAAGAGGTTAAGGGGGCCTCAGTGGAACGATCTGACGTATGTGCAATTTTTGCAGCCGAAGTAGTTGGGGAAGCGGTGCTGGCTTGGGAACTAGCTTCTGCTCTTCTAGAGAAATTTGGCGGAGATAGTTTGGCTGAGCTAGAAACAAGAGTAGAACAGTGGCGAGAGTATGTCCAGCAATTCTAA
- a CDS encoding shikimate kinase, producing the protein MSSNSKANLILVGFMGTGKTTIGRKLGQTLGRRFVDTDAEIEAATGLSISEIFRRYGERYFRAIEKLAIKRIVGMGNLVIATGGGAVTDSEVRLLLSKAGMVFWLTARPEVILKRTQTNRDRPLLXXXRFHTIFCFL; encoded by the coding sequence ATGTCCAGCAATTCTAAAGCCAATCTGATTCTTGTTGGTTTTATGGGCACTGGAAAGACTACTATTGGGCGTAAGCTGGGTCAGACCTTAGGCCGTCGATTTGTCGATACCGACGCAGAAATTGAAGCAGCGACAGGGCTTAGCATATCAGAAATTTTCCGCCGTTACGGCGAGAGGTACTTTCGGGCCATCGAAAAACTAGCAATCAAAAGGATAGTTGGGATGGGCAACTTGGTCATTGCCACTGGAGGTGGGGCAGTTACCGACAGCGAGGTCCGATTGTTGCTTAGTAAGGCAGGAATGGTATTCTGGCTTACCGCTCGCCCAGAAGTGATTCTTAAGCGAACGCAAACAAACCGAGATCGGCCTTTGCTNNNNNNNNNNCGATTTCATACGATTTTTTGTTTTTTATGA
- a CDS encoding 3-dehydroquinate synthase, with amino-acid sequence MANKQTTERDLFVKLGSRSYPITVTLGALNSIPEAVGGLTNAKKCMLISNPTVMELYGNRLTHSLVAEGWEVISGIVDDDEKAKSLDSICKLWDLAAQHHFERWTPFLALGGGVVGDIAGFAAATYKRGVPLIQIPTTLLAQVDSAIGGKNGINHALGKNLIGTFYQPKAVVIDPITLKTLPRRELVCGMAEVIKYGVIDDVVLFTFVEKQLERILDVDLDIIEEAIKQSVAVKCKIVSLDETEVGLRAVLNFGHTVGHALESVTGYKLFHHGEAVAIGMAEESRMAVRMGVFSASEAERLIALLQRAGLPTSIPKNISLDSLLPALQQDKKNREGKVSVVMPKQLGEVSVYQIDGREALRLLA; translated from the coding sequence CTGGCGAATAAACAGACTACGGAACGGGATTTATTTGTAAAGCTTGGGAGTCGATCTTACCCTATAACCGTGACTCTAGGAGCCCTAAATTCCATACCTGAAGCTGTGGGCGGTTTAACCAATGCCAAGAAGTGTATGTTAATAAGTAACCCTACCGTTATGGAGCTCTATGGGAACCGATTAACCCACAGTCTGGTAGCCGAGGGATGGGAAGTCATATCAGGGATCGTCGATGACGATGAAAAAGCCAAGAGCCTCGACTCTATCTGCAAGCTGTGGGATTTAGCCGCCCAGCACCATTTCGAACGCTGGACTCCTTTTTTGGCCTTGGGCGGTGGAGTAGTGGGGGATATAGCTGGGTTCGCGGCTGCGACTTATAAACGTGGGGTTCCGTTGATTCAAATACCTACGACTCTCCTGGCCCAAGTGGACAGCGCCATTGGCGGCAAAAATGGGATTAACCATGCCCTGGGCAAGAACCTGATCGGAACGTTTTACCAACCCAAGGCAGTCGTGATAGACCCGATCACTCTTAAAACTTTGCCCCGGCGAGAACTTGTTTGTGGAATGGCAGAGGTTATTAAGTATGGTGTGATTGACGACGTTGTCCTGTTTACCTTCGTAGAGAAACAGTTAGAGCGGATTTTGGATGTCGATCTGGACATTATTGAGGAGGCTATTAAGCAGTCGGTTGCCGTCAAGTGTAAGATTGTATCTCTGGACGAGACGGAGGTAGGGCTGCGCGCAGTTTTGAACTTTGGACATACGGTGGGACATGCGTTGGAAAGCGTAACCGGCTATAAGCTTTTTCACCATGGCGAAGCAGTTGCGATTGGAATGGCGGAGGAAAGCAGGATGGCAGTCCGCATGGGGGTTTTTTCAGCCAGTGAGGCCGAAAGGTTAATTGCGCTTCTCCAACGAGCCGGCTTGCCAACCTCGATACCCAAGAACATCTCCTTGGATAGTTTATTGCCGGCCCTCCAGCAAGACAAAAAGAACCGAGAAGGCAAAGTATCTGTGGTTATGCCGAAGCAACTGGGGGAAGTATCTGTTTACCAAATAGACGGCCGGGAAGCCCTGAGACTGCTAGCTTAG